From a single Arachnia propionica genomic region:
- a CDS encoding S8 family peptidase produces the protein MVTFRRKILRRAGALATFASLALPLVGVPAAVADDAITHQDYADMLGLKDLHAKGYTGKGVTIAYIENAPDMSVPELQGANIEQRKTPCDFEPNPTLTSHSTIVASILGNKDWGWAPEAKIVNYTAHLMKNRDLPGQKCSDDPNTDNNVNAQINRALNDGVDIISLSVAGPDQGEASVMARAAQLGVPIIAGADNTGTEQNISYGTLNTVVAVGATDLTGKRSDFSSYGDHLTIMAPGEGITDREPDANGNLTKIIPNAKGTSLSTPMVTGLLALGKQKWPNATGNQLIRSLINTANNNGQGWTKEYGWGLIDPVKFLTEDPTSLEDSNPLWEKIPGALPNQQTLADYQDGLIDPVNLPADSSYVYRGVDDAIVANYPDISEYATSPRYHKK, from the coding sequence GTGGTGACCTTCCGCAGGAAAATCCTGCGCCGGGCAGGAGCGTTGGCGACCTTTGCGTCGCTGGCGCTCCCCCTGGTGGGTGTTCCCGCCGCGGTGGCCGACGATGCAATCACCCATCAGGACTACGCCGACATGCTGGGGCTCAAGGACCTCCACGCTAAGGGTTACACCGGCAAGGGTGTGACCATCGCCTATATTGAGAACGCCCCTGACATGAGTGTCCCCGAATTGCAGGGGGCGAATATCGAGCAGCGCAAGACGCCGTGCGATTTCGAGCCGAACCCGACCCTGACGTCTCACTCGACGATTGTCGCCTCGATTCTGGGGAACAAAGACTGGGGTTGGGCGCCCGAGGCCAAGATCGTCAACTACACGGCTCACCTCATGAAAAACCGGGACCTTCCCGGACAGAAGTGCTCGGATGACCCGAACACGGACAACAACGTCAACGCGCAGATCAACCGGGCCCTCAACGATGGGGTGGACATCATCAGCCTGTCCGTGGCCGGCCCCGATCAGGGAGAAGCCTCAGTAATGGCCAGAGCCGCACAACTGGGGGTACCCATCATCGCCGGCGCCGACAACACCGGTACTGAGCAAAACATAAGCTATGGAACCCTCAATACCGTGGTTGCGGTTGGCGCCACTGATCTGACTGGAAAACGCTCAGATTTCTCCTCCTACGGGGACCACCTGACCATCATGGCCCCGGGAGAAGGAATCACTGATCGCGAACCCGATGCGAATGGAAATCTGACAAAAATCATCCCAAATGCAAAAGGTACATCTCTCTCCACTCCCATGGTGACAGGCCTACTGGCCCTGGGAAAGCAGAAGTGGCCGAATGCCACCGGAAATCAGCTGATCCGTTCCCTCATCAACACCGCCAACAACAACGGGCAGGGATGGACCAAGGAGTACGGGTGGGGGCTGATCGATCCGGTGAAGTTCCTCACCGAGGATCCGACCTCCTTGGAGGATAGCAACCCCCTGTGGGAGAAAATTCCCGGCGCCCTGCCCAATCAGCAGACGCTGGCTGACTACCAAGATGGCCTGATAGATCCAGTCAATCTCCCGGCGGACAGCTCCTACGTGTATCGCGGAGTGGATGACGCCATTGTCGCCAACTACCCCGACATCTCCGAATACGCCACCTCTCCCCGCTACCACAAGAAGTAG
- a CDS encoding Na+/H+ antiporter, producing MEGLIIVVGVGIAVVAGNALAPKLRLPVPLTLVFLGFALAFVPSLENLHMPSEVVLLLFLPGLLFWESLTTSRNAIRRDLRGILITSTVFVVATAFAVAWIASSLGIPWEAALILGAAVAPPDATAAAALAKGLPRRQFMLLKAESLTNDGTALVVYTIAVGLALGGQYTPWDITRMAVVSFFGGILIGIAVAAVAYPAFRRLHEPITINMALLVTPYAAYLTAELVHASGVLAAVVAGLIISTLSNRVSTPESRTQAEHFWPLATSLLNGALFLLIGIETRLLIVNFSFSEFLTLAGIAIGVAVTLVVSRFVFLQITAMIIRALDRRPEQRQRRLSYRARVVSAVSAFRGGVSLAIALSIPLVMNDGSPFPYRDDVVLVAALAIVIGMAVQGPLLPKVIAWAAKGGHTGDDEEAELTEEQLATEGRLAILEAVRPELPALAEQAGVPPRIAEAMEERLDDIAAHIGADDEEDDVAEIVALERLHGAVLKRKRELLSQFVRERRISDETARILRARMDLEEIHRNGYLPYE from the coding sequence ATGGAGGGTCTCATCATCGTGGTCGGAGTCGGGATTGCGGTGGTGGCGGGCAATGCCCTGGCCCCCAAGTTGCGTCTTCCGGTGCCGCTGACGCTGGTCTTCCTCGGGTTCGCGCTGGCCTTCGTTCCCAGTCTGGAAAATCTTCACATGCCCTCCGAGGTGGTGCTGCTGCTGTTCCTCCCGGGCCTGCTGTTCTGGGAGAGTCTCACCACCTCCAGGAACGCCATCCGACGCGACCTGCGCGGCATCCTGATCACCTCGACGGTGTTCGTGGTGGCCACCGCCTTCGCTGTGGCGTGGATCGCGTCGTCGCTGGGGATCCCGTGGGAGGCGGCCCTGATCCTGGGTGCCGCCGTCGCCCCGCCCGACGCCACCGCCGCGGCCGCCCTGGCCAAGGGCCTGCCCCGCCGCCAGTTCATGCTGTTGAAGGCCGAGAGCCTCACCAACGACGGCACCGCCCTGGTGGTCTACACCATCGCCGTCGGCCTGGCGCTCGGCGGGCAGTACACCCCCTGGGACATCACGCGCATGGCCGTGGTCTCGTTCTTCGGCGGGATCCTCATCGGGATCGCCGTCGCCGCGGTCGCCTACCCGGCTTTTCGTCGCCTCCACGAACCCATCACCATCAACATGGCCCTCCTGGTCACCCCGTACGCCGCCTACCTGACCGCGGAGCTGGTGCACGCCTCTGGTGTGCTGGCGGCGGTGGTGGCGGGCCTGATCATCTCGACGCTGTCGAACCGGGTCAGCACCCCCGAGTCGCGCACCCAGGCGGAACATTTCTGGCCATTGGCCACCAGCCTGCTCAACGGCGCCCTGTTCCTGCTGATCGGTATCGAGACACGCCTGCTGATCGTCAACTTCAGTTTCTCTGAGTTCCTGACGCTGGCGGGCATCGCGATCGGTGTAGCCGTGACCCTGGTGGTCTCCCGTTTCGTGTTCCTGCAGATCACGGCGATGATCATCCGCGCCCTCGACCGCCGGCCCGAGCAACGACAGCGTCGCCTGAGCTACCGGGCCCGGGTCGTCAGCGCGGTCTCGGCCTTTCGCGGCGGGGTTTCCCTGGCGATCGCGCTGTCGATTCCCCTGGTCATGAACGACGGGTCGCCATTTCCCTACCGCGACGACGTGGTTCTCGTCGCCGCCCTCGCGATCGTGATCGGGATGGCGGTGCAGGGCCCGCTGCTGCCCAAGGTGATCGCGTGGGCCGCCAAGGGCGGTCACACCGGCGATGACGAGGAGGCCGAGCTGACCGAGGAACAGCTCGCCACCGAGGGGCGGCTGGCAATCCTGGAGGCCGTTCGCCCCGAACTGCCCGCTCTCGCCGAACAGGCGGGGGTTCCCCCGCGCATCGCCGAGGCCATGGAGGAACGCCTCGACGACATCGCGGCCCACATCGGGGCTGACGACGAGGAGGATGACGTGGCGGAGATCGTCGCCCTCGAACGCCTCCACGGTGCCGTGCTCAAGCGGAAACGGGAGCTGCTGAGCCAGTTCGTCCGGGAACGCAGGATCAGCGACGAAACCGCCCGGATCCTGCGGGCCCGCATGGACCTGGAGGAGATCCACCGCAACGGCTATCTGCCCTACGAGTGA
- a CDS encoding ABC transporter permease, which produces MTETAPATRSSLNFEEFLKKYSIVFILIGFVILLGIITEGRFLQLQNLLNVIVQVAPIGIIGLGMMAAIITKGIDLSVGATAALAAVVAASLAQPPGPNTFFPGLPALPIFVSVLAALVVGTLVGTIVGSLVAAFRIPPFVATLGMMTAARGAANLYTDGRPISGTAWNFNLIGQGITPIIILALAAGVMWFVLNRTRFGRHVYAIGGNEMAAKVSGISVPKTHLKIYALIGLLAGLAGVILTARTGSGSPAYGTMMELDVITATVIGGTSFNGGIGTVWGVMVGTLIIGVINNGLSLLNVSPYWQMVVKGGIIVIAIIIDERKNR; this is translated from the coding sequence ATGACTGAAACCGCACCCGCCACTCGTTCGAGCCTCAATTTCGAAGAGTTCCTGAAGAAATACTCGATCGTCTTCATCCTGATCGGATTCGTGATCCTGCTCGGCATCATCACCGAGGGCCGGTTCCTGCAGCTGCAGAACCTCCTCAACGTCATCGTGCAGGTGGCTCCCATCGGCATCATCGGCCTCGGCATGATGGCGGCGATCATCACCAAGGGCATCGACCTGTCGGTCGGTGCCACCGCGGCCCTCGCCGCCGTCGTCGCCGCGTCCCTGGCTCAGCCTCCGGGCCCCAACACCTTCTTCCCCGGCCTGCCCGCCCTGCCGATCTTCGTGTCCGTGCTGGCGGCGCTGGTGGTGGGCACACTGGTCGGCACCATCGTCGGCAGCCTGGTGGCGGCCTTCCGGATCCCGCCGTTCGTCGCCACCCTCGGCATGATGACCGCCGCCCGTGGAGCCGCGAACCTGTATACCGACGGTCGTCCGATCTCCGGAACCGCATGGAACTTCAACCTCATCGGACAGGGGATCACCCCCATCATCATCCTGGCGCTCGCCGCCGGCGTGATGTGGTTCGTGCTGAACCGGACCCGTTTCGGACGTCACGTCTACGCCATCGGCGGCAACGAGATGGCCGCGAAGGTTTCCGGGATCTCGGTGCCGAAGACGCACCTCAAGATCTACGCCCTGATCGGTCTGTTGGCCGGGCTGGCGGGCGTGATCCTGACCGCCCGTACCGGCTCCGGCTCCCCGGCTTACGGCACCATGATGGAGCTCGATGTCATCACCGCCACCGTCATCGGCGGCACCTCTTTCAACGGCGGTATCGGCACCGTCTGGGGTGTCATGGTCGGTACCCTCATCATCGGCGTCATCAACAACGGCCTCAGCCTGTTGAACGTCTCCCCGTACTGGCAGATGGTGGTCAAGGGCGGAATCATCGTCATCGCCATCATCATCGACGAACGCAAGAACAGGTAG
- a CDS encoding sugar ABC transporter ATP-binding protein: MQEVILRMQGIRKTFPGVVALDNVNLDVRSGTVHSLMGENGAGKSTLMKCLIGMYTPDEGTVELAGDIVRFKDTKDGLEHGISMIHQELSPVPEMMVAENIWLGREPRGRLGLLSPAAMFRKTRELFDEWKINIDPKARMKDLTVSKQQMVEIAKAISYDAKIIIMDEPTSAIPEREVAHLHGMIKRLTDFGVAIIYITHKMDEVFRISDDITVFRDGKHVGSYPAKELDRDKLIKLMVGRELTDLFPKEEAEIGDVVLSVQGLTRGSVVKDVSFELHRGEILGLAGLMGAGRTEVLETIFGIEKADSGEVVLNGKTLRIKQPSDAIRAGMALLTEDRKLNGIMGVLSVRDNITAAALPRYSPRGVLRVGEMRKDSEDQREKLRIKTPSLSQLIKNLSGGNQQKALISRWLLTVPDVLMIDEPTRGIDVGAKSEIHRLMSMLAQEGKAIIMVSSELPEVLGMSDRILVMHEGRISGELSREEANQESVMHLATGGDEVAASEGNPND; the protein is encoded by the coding sequence ATGCAAGAGGTAATTCTGCGGATGCAGGGCATCCGCAAGACCTTCCCGGGCGTCGTGGCGTTGGACAACGTCAACCTTGACGTCCGCAGCGGCACCGTGCACTCGCTGATGGGCGAGAACGGGGCCGGCAAATCCACCCTCATGAAGTGCCTGATCGGCATGTACACCCCCGATGAGGGAACCGTCGAACTGGCGGGCGACATCGTGAGGTTCAAGGACACCAAGGACGGCCTGGAGCACGGCATCTCGATGATCCACCAGGAGCTGTCCCCCGTACCCGAGATGATGGTGGCGGAGAACATCTGGCTGGGCCGCGAGCCTCGTGGCCGGCTCGGGCTGCTCAGCCCCGCCGCCATGTTCCGCAAGACCCGCGAACTCTTCGACGAATGGAAGATCAACATCGACCCGAAGGCCCGGATGAAGGACCTGACGGTGTCGAAGCAGCAGATGGTCGAGATCGCCAAGGCCATCAGCTACGACGCGAAGATCATCATCATGGACGAACCCACCTCGGCCATTCCGGAACGCGAGGTGGCACACCTGCACGGGATGATCAAACGCCTCACCGATTTCGGCGTCGCCATCATCTACATCACCCACAAGATGGACGAGGTCTTTCGGATCTCCGATGACATCACCGTCTTCCGCGATGGCAAGCACGTGGGCTCCTACCCGGCGAAGGAACTCGACCGCGACAAGCTCATCAAACTGATGGTGGGCCGCGAGCTAACGGACCTGTTCCCGAAGGAGGAGGCCGAGATCGGCGATGTGGTGCTCTCGGTGCAGGGCCTCACCCGGGGCTCTGTGGTCAAGGACGTCAGCTTCGAACTGCACCGGGGCGAGATCCTTGGGCTCGCGGGGCTGATGGGCGCGGGCCGCACCGAGGTGCTGGAAACCATCTTCGGCATCGAGAAAGCCGATTCCGGGGAGGTTGTCCTCAACGGCAAAACGCTGAGGATCAAACAGCCTTCGGACGCCATCCGGGCTGGCATGGCGCTGCTGACGGAGGACCGCAAACTGAACGGCATCATGGGGGTGCTGTCGGTGCGCGACAACATCACGGCCGCGGCCCTGCCGCGTTACAGCCCCCGCGGTGTTCTTCGCGTCGGCGAGATGCGGAAAGACTCCGAGGACCAGCGTGAGAAGCTGCGCATCAAGACCCCGTCGTTGAGCCAGCTGATCAAGAACCTCTCGGGCGGTAACCAGCAGAAGGCGCTGATTTCTCGTTGGTTGCTGACCGTCCCGGACGTCTTGATGATCGACGAACCCACCCGCGGCATCGACGTGGGCGCGAAATCCGAGATCCACCGTCTCATGTCCATGCTGGCCCAGGAGGGCAAGGCAATCATCATGGTCTCCTCCGAGCTGCCAGAAGTGCTCGGCATGAGTGACCGCATCCTCGTGATGCACGAGGGACGCATCTCCGGTGAACTCTCCCGCGAGGAGGCCAACCAGGAGTCCGTCATGCACCTGGCAACCGGCGGCGACGAGGTCGCCGCGAGCGAAGGAAACCCCAATGACTGA
- a CDS encoding glycohydrolase toxin TNT-related protein (This protein contains a domain related to Tuberculosis Necrotizing Toxin, which is the C-terminal effector domain of outer membrane channel protein CpnT, and which has a lethal NAD+-glycohydrolase activity.) encodes MPETNPLVAERKDTTTPLAGTFLLEDGEALVQAINDKDWVAGGLAVVGGAFDAAAAASDPIGTLIAMGLGWVLDHVQPFNTWLEQLTGDADQVKAHAATWKNVQKHLQATAETMASHVTTDLADMNGRTITAYQGAAGDITRVINAAGTWAGAIGTALEVTAFIVQFVHDFVRDAISEVVGSILSYAAELIATFGLAWPIVAEQIATRIASLIGQVGRNVKNLVTSARNLVKKLTDLKTLFHTLKNKIDDLFRKGDNPGNTGQNTSKTADNANSTTGSGGADHPGESTGSGGGAGPTGGNSGTGNTGSSGNSTHPGGASGGPTTPTGSGADYSKGTPHPSDGKTNNTAPTDGAPAPSAGSHPGSSHASMTADSAPSTNNSTTLTGSGADYSKGTPHPSDGKTNNTASAGVASNSSVGATSPGEPSIRSNENLGSPDLAYTSQAHPSSRNIDNAVPVGATAHSSVGATSPGGPSSHSSENLGSSSLGGGNSTHHPTGGANTHLTDNNVTSPHNSSPHTHDGTGHTSGSSGAGSTGSPGSSTHPSGTSSGSTTPTTGPAHTGGNTNPTSGPNTPTHTDGSHATMTADNAPSTNNSTTHTGNTTTPDGPPGHTTGEPTTPKRALDDDPTTRPTDPVTAEPRHADEPPETSSGGGGDDGNNHGGGGDDGNNHGGGGDDGNNHGDDGDNHNNHGDDGNNHGDGGDDHNNHHGSGDDIDPEVERLRSQTPETIDDALKLIREPKPYNGTDADIGKAMDDSTRLVDNPKEIFGTTDGKPNSYNDWAKEYLDEKGKSKWPDPEHLPVENGLDKTKGIERYNSIDDYISNHGNRVDRVGGPFGSFLGGIDDGRVATFGERAISPESVKQPYYQYELTGNLPEGYRIDRGVVYPWHGAPGGASQVQIFNRSGIALSVSELLDKGILRGATDFVGLS; translated from the coding sequence ATGCCGGAAACAAATCCCCTGGTCGCCGAACGCAAAGACACCACCACGCCTCTGGCAGGAACCTTTCTCCTCGAAGACGGCGAAGCCCTCGTCCAAGCCATCAACGACAAAGACTGGGTAGCAGGCGGCCTCGCCGTGGTCGGCGGAGCGTTCGACGCCGCCGCAGCCGCATCCGACCCCATCGGCACCCTCATCGCCATGGGCCTGGGCTGGGTCCTCGACCACGTCCAACCCTTCAACACCTGGCTTGAACAACTCACCGGCGACGCCGACCAAGTCAAAGCCCACGCCGCCACCTGGAAGAACGTCCAAAAACACCTCCAGGCCACCGCCGAGACCATGGCCTCCCACGTCACCACCGACCTGGCCGACATGAACGGCCGCACCATCACCGCCTACCAAGGCGCAGCCGGCGACATAACACGCGTCATCAACGCAGCCGGCACCTGGGCCGGCGCCATCGGCACCGCCCTCGAGGTCACCGCTTTCATCGTCCAATTCGTCCACGACTTCGTCCGCGACGCCATCAGCGAAGTCGTCGGCTCCATCCTCTCCTACGCCGCAGAACTCATCGCCACCTTCGGCCTAGCCTGGCCCATCGTCGCCGAACAAATCGCCACCCGCATCGCATCCCTCATCGGCCAAGTCGGCCGCAACGTCAAAAACCTCGTCACCAGCGCCCGCAACCTCGTCAAGAAACTCACCGACCTCAAAACCCTCTTCCACACCCTCAAAAACAAAATCGACGACCTCTTCCGCAAAGGAGACAACCCCGGTAACACCGGCCAAAACACCAGCAAAACCGCTGACAACGCGAACTCCACAACCGGCAGCGGGGGTGCAGACCATCCCGGTGAAAGCACGGGTTCTGGCGGTGGCGCAGGCCCCACCGGTGGAAACAGCGGAACAGGCAACACCGGCTCCTCAGGTAACAGTACCCATCCGGGCGGGGCCAGCGGCGGACCTACCACCCCCACGGGCAGCGGTGCCGATTACTCCAAAGGAACCCCCCACCCCTCAGACGGAAAAACCAACAACACCGCCCCCACGGATGGGGCGCCGGCTCCCTCGGCTGGTTCCCACCCCGGCAGTTCACATGCTTCCATGACCGCCGACAGCGCACCCTCAACCAACAACAGCACAACCCTCACAGGCAGCGGTGCCGATTACTCCAAAGGAACCCCCCACCCCTCAGACGGAAAAACCAACAACACCGCCTCCGCTGGTGTGGCATCAAACTCTTCTGTGGGAGCCACTTCTCCCGGAGAACCTTCCATCCGCTCCAATGAAAACCTCGGCAGCCCGGACCTGGCGTACACCAGCCAGGCTCACCCCTCGAGCCGCAACATTGACAACGCAGTTCCTGTCGGCGCGACCGCACACTCCTCTGTAGGAGCCACTTCCCCCGGAGGACCTTCCTCTCATTCCAGCGAAAACCTCGGCAGCTCAAGTCTTGGGGGCGGCAACAGCACCCACCACCCTACCGGAGGCGCCAACACACACCTCACCGACAACAACGTCACATCCCCACACAACAGCTCCCCTCACACGCATGACGGCACCGGACACACCAGCGGAAGCAGCGGAGCAGGCAGCACCGGCTCTCCAGGAAGCAGCACCCATCCAAGCGGAACCAGCAGCGGATCCACCACCCCCACCACAGGCCCAGCCCACACAGGCGGAAACACCAACCCAACCAGCGGACCAAACACCCCCACCCACACTGACGGCTCACACGCCACAATGACAGCCGACAACGCACCCTCGACCAACAACAGCACCACCCACACAGGCAACACCACAACCCCAGACGGACCCCCCGGACACACCACCGGAGAACCCACCACCCCCAAACGCGCCCTCGACGACGACCCCACCACACGCCCAACCGACCCCGTCACAGCAGAACCCCGCCACGCCGACGAACCCCCCGAAACCAGCAGCGGCGGCGGCGGAGACGACGGAAACAACCACGGCGGCGGCGGAGACGACGGAAACAACCACGGCGGCGGCGGAGACGACGGAAACAACCACGGAGACGACGGAGACAACCACAACAACCACGGCGACGACGGAAACAACCACGGCGACGGCGGAGACGACCACAACAACCATCACGGCTCCGGCGATGACATAGATCCTGAAGTCGAGAGGCTCCGGAGCCAAACCCCGGAAACCATCGATGATGCTCTGAAGCTAATTCGGGAGCCCAAACCTTACAACGGGACTGACGCAGATATCGGAAAGGCCATGGATGACAGCACCAGGCTGGTTGACAACCCCAAGGAGATTTTCGGAACCACGGACGGAAAACCCAATTCGTACAACGACTGGGCCAAGGAGTACCTTGACGAAAAAGGGAAATCCAAGTGGCCAGATCCGGAGCATCTTCCTGTCGAAAATGGATTGGACAAAACGAAAGGCATCGAAAGATACAACAGCATTGATGACTATATATCAAATCACGGCAACAGAGTTGATCGCGTAGGAGGGCCTTTTGGATCCTTCCTCGGCGGAATTGATGATGGCCGAGTTGCCACCTTCGGGGAACGCGCGATTTCTCCAGAATCGGTGAAACAACCATACTATCAGTATGAGCTCACGGGAAACTTGCCCGAAGGATACAGAATAGACAGAGGGGTCGTTTATCCTTGGCACGGAGCTCCCGGAGGAGCATCACAGGTCCAGATTTTTAACCGCTCTGGAATAGCTTTGAGCGTCAGCGAGCTACTAGACAAGGGAATTCTGAGGGGGGCAACCGATTTTGTTGGACTGTCTTGA
- a CDS encoding glycohydrolase toxin TNT-related protein (This protein contains a domain related to Tuberculosis Necrotizing Toxin, which is the C-terminal effector domain of outer membrane channel protein CpnT, and which has a lethal NAD+-glycohydrolase activity.) — MSDCFERLVSVLNNAGVSVFDAGGFRLIGRESNARTVVFWESVGKWRVDHMDWVDQKPVATFSTADRDMALRWLICCVANQYRYRMGWPWLLPLRAVPGFARGWSASRVSEDSEKRGIRAMGQLIRPDGVSVEGQMLTAFPSAVELAALSHLMDLSPDQVLDSYLTPEGGALEFLVESENPVAVMGEGFRRMVAAVDFRVVADEDGFHWSVPGMVLHVWIEDGCWCFGHTERGEERTMDLVSVDRDLVLRWIAYEWLNGVRRSRGWPQIMAGYWKPVMAPGWSQQQLGDRHGILIGPGGDATEVILHAYWVNALDVLSHLMNLDLEQVVDSFLAEDGGLLREVVDSGPKRSNQSVLDYVAQYGDRLDRVGDPRGSYFCAVPGPKPYSFEQRSLPPSAVKEPYYRYRLLDLPPYVTLVSGIIAPWFGQPGGARQVLFQVGEILLTAEECIDLHILEGDS, encoded by the coding sequence GTGTCTGATTGTTTCGAGCGGCTGGTGTCGGTACTCAACAATGCAGGCGTGTCCGTGTTTGATGCCGGAGGCTTCCGGCTTATCGGACGTGAGAGTAACGCGCGTACCGTCGTTTTCTGGGAGAGCGTCGGGAAGTGGCGTGTAGATCATATGGACTGGGTGGATCAAAAGCCCGTCGCAACTTTTTCCACCGCTGATCGTGACATGGCGTTGCGGTGGTTGATTTGTTGCGTTGCGAATCAGTACCGGTACCGGATGGGGTGGCCATGGTTGTTGCCGCTGCGAGCGGTGCCGGGGTTCGCGAGAGGTTGGAGTGCGAGCCGCGTTTCGGAGGATAGTGAGAAACGTGGCATCCGGGCGATGGGTCAGCTGATCCGGCCTGACGGGGTGTCGGTGGAGGGGCAGATGCTTACCGCATTCCCGTCAGCTGTCGAATTGGCGGCCCTGTCGCATCTCATGGACTTGAGTCCCGACCAAGTGCTGGATTCCTATCTCACCCCGGAGGGCGGCGCCCTGGAGTTCTTGGTGGAGTCAGAGAACCCGGTGGCGGTTATGGGAGAAGGTTTTCGACGGATGGTAGCAGCCGTTGATTTCCGGGTGGTTGCGGACGAGGATGGTTTTCACTGGTCGGTGCCGGGCATGGTGTTGCACGTCTGGATAGAAGATGGCTGCTGGTGTTTTGGTCACACCGAACGCGGTGAGGAACGTACCATGGATCTCGTCAGCGTCGACCGCGATCTGGTACTCCGTTGGATTGCCTATGAATGGTTGAACGGTGTGCGTCGCAGCCGCGGCTGGCCGCAGATTATGGCGGGATACTGGAAGCCGGTGATGGCGCCCGGCTGGAGTCAGCAGCAGCTGGGCGATCGACACGGAATTTTGATAGGGCCCGGAGGCGATGCGACCGAGGTTATCCTGCACGCTTACTGGGTCAATGCCTTGGATGTGTTGTCGCATCTGATGAACCTGGACTTGGAGCAGGTGGTTGATTCTTTCTTGGCCGAAGATGGCGGCCTGCTGCGCGAGGTCGTCGATTCTGGGCCGAAACGCAGTAACCAGAGCGTGTTGGACTATGTTGCTCAGTATGGAGATCGTCTCGACCGAGTGGGCGACCCCCGTGGCAGCTATTTCTGCGCAGTGCCTGGTCCTAAACCCTATTCCTTCGAGCAACGGTCACTTCCTCCGAGCGCGGTGAAAGAACCCTACTATCGGTACCGTCTGCTGGATCTACCGCCGTATGTGACCTTGGTCAGTGGCATCATTGCTCCGTGGTTCGGCCAACCGGGCGGCGCGCGTCAAGTGCTCTTTCAAGTCGGCGAGATCCTGTTGACAGCTGAAGAGTGTATTGACCTGCACATTCTGGAAGGAGATTCCTGA
- a CDS encoding sugar ABC transporter substrate-binding protein: MKRVPKFAVLTLSAMLALSGCGMTSDPLPGTIGEDGQPAAVTTQDYAPAEVIKPKDGKKVKIGASFPLLDQFLQNVANSIKERAEAAGAEVSITSAEEKIEIQLNQIENFIASGVDALIVLPQDTATTAQITQKAKAANIPLVYVNRRPSELPKGVPYVGSDSLVAGQLEMEQLAKLSNQQGNVAILQGDPTQEAAQQRTQGCEEVAAKYNMKVVFNQTGLWARDKGLALAENLIQSGQQVDVICANNDEMALGAINAFENAGMLDKVVVGGVDATGDALNAMAAGKLEVTVFQDAKGQGQAGVDTAIKMVNGDEVPDIINVPYQLVTPENMSQFQQ; this comes from the coding sequence ATGAAGCGAGTACCGAAATTCGCCGTTCTCACGCTCAGCGCGATGCTTGCGCTGAGCGGGTGCGGCATGACCAGCGACCCGTTGCCGGGCACCATTGGTGAGGACGGCCAGCCGGCGGCCGTCACAACGCAAGACTACGCCCCCGCCGAGGTCATCAAACCAAAAGACGGCAAGAAGGTGAAGATCGGCGCTTCCTTCCCGCTGCTGGACCAGTTCCTCCAGAATGTGGCCAACTCCATCAAGGAGCGGGCCGAGGCCGCCGGCGCCGAGGTGAGCATCACCTCCGCCGAGGAGAAGATCGAGATCCAGCTCAACCAGATCGAAAACTTCATCGCTTCCGGCGTCGACGCCCTCATTGTCCTGCCACAGGACACCGCCACCACCGCCCAGATCACCCAGAAGGCGAAGGCGGCGAACATCCCGCTGGTTTACGTGAACCGCCGTCCCTCCGAACTGCCCAAGGGCGTGCCCTACGTCGGCTCCGACTCCCTGGTAGCGGGTCAGCTCGAGATGGAACAGCTGGCCAAGCTGTCGAACCAGCAGGGCAACGTCGCCATCCTGCAGGGCGACCCCACCCAGGAGGCCGCCCAGCAGCGCACCCAGGGCTGCGAGGAAGTCGCCGCGAAGTACAACATGAAGGTCGTGTTCAACCAGACCGGTCTCTGGGCGCGCGACAAGGGGCTCGCATTGGCCGAGAACCTGATCCAGTCCGGGCAGCAGGTCGACGTCATCTGCGCCAACAACGATGAGATGGCCCTCGGCGCCATCAACGCCTTCGAGAACGCCGGCATGCTCGACAAGGTGGTCGTGGGTGGCGTGGATGCCACCGGCGACGCGCTGAACGCCATGGCCGCGGGCAAGCTGGAGGTCACCGTCTTCCAGGATGCCAAGGGCCAGGGACAGGCGGGAGTCGACACCGCAATCAAGATGGTCAACGGCGACGAGGTACCGGACATCATCAACGTCCCCTACCAGCTGGTCACACCCGAGAACATGAGCCAGTTCCAGCAGTGA